From a single Phragmites australis chromosome 7, lpPhrAust1.1, whole genome shotgun sequence genomic region:
- the LOC133925386 gene encoding probable phytol kinase, chloroplastic, giving the protein MMSGGDGFADIVGRRYGSLKLPFNEKNSWTGSISMFISCFLLSAIMLFYFSSLGYVHVSCEEALGKLVLVALAATIVEFIPVNDVVDDNIFVPLATMVAFLLFSSAAR; this is encoded by the exons atgatgaGTGGCGGCGATG GTTTTGCTGACATTGTCGGGAGAAGGTATGGCTCACTGAAGTTGCCATTCAATGAGAAGAATAGCTGGACCGGGAGCATCTCTATGTTCATTTCCTGTTTCCTGCTATCAGCTAT AATGCTCTTCTACTTCTCAAGCCTTGGTTACGTTCATGTTAGCTGTGAGGAGGCACTTGGTAAGCTGGTCCTTGTTGCATTGGCAGCCACCATAGTGGAGTTTATCCCTGTCAATGATGTTGTAGATGACAACATCTTTGTTCCTTTGGCCACCATGGTAGCTTTTCTGTTGTTTAGCTCCGCCGCACGATGA